One window of the Eucalyptus grandis isolate ANBG69807.140 chromosome 8, ASM1654582v1, whole genome shotgun sequence genome contains the following:
- the LOC104434179 gene encoding disease resistance protein RPV1, whose protein sequence is MAFLADMANSFPGKNFHFGGLVVLNLSNSNIEDSWDGWSQMKMNKLKVLDLTGCRLLTRTPDFSKFTSLETLILARCVKLTTIDGSIGELKLLRTFNINGCKVLRKLPAKFGSLQSLIEIIMPHHYQHFKLPKTFGNLQSLSSFILDEHPGIKKLPNSIGRLVKLKRLSLCGCVGIKKLPGSIGEMKMLAELDLSKSGIVKLPNSIGSLKKLKVIRISYTVIRNFPETIGHVIKLKELHAKKCWNLTDENLEKIGNLSNLRILDISYTSVTSFPMVLGCLSRLETLEMSSSHLQEVPDLPSSLTHLHMQAPHFQSIPNLSNLVNLDHLELSILNGSMEEPDIARMNDSYLLPSSLSTLKLRGMHLLPPFSNLKKLSEMSIMEHPMSRFSISEDLTHLRILKLRKCKLMEKIPGLALLKNLWCLDLNRLERLVEIHELLELKSLEHFRIAHCNEIERLPNLSKLDKLRHIELEACLKIKEIEGVKDTGTLKLDNRGCTVLERLLDDPGSTWLSHRIPTYDVFLSFRGQDTRFSIVEILHKNLVHNKILVYMDNEAVAHDRGISWELLGALDDSHIYIPFLSKGYASSKWCLHELARMVARKKSNGKRILPIFCDVEKEDVKLESNLYKDALSDHRKYHNNDDEVMEWEEALKYVGDMDGYHWTTNSLEGLIERITEDVLKDLEGADIRRTQAVED, encoded by the exons atggctttcttggcagACATGGCAAATAGCTTTCCTGGCAAAAACTTTCACTTTGGAGGATTGGTTGTGCTCAACCTTTCGAATAGCAATATTGAAGACAGCTGGGATGGGTGGAGCCAAATGAAG ATGAATAAGTTAAAGGTACTAGATTTGACGGGTTGCAGGTTGTTAACAAGGACACCTGACTTCTCCAAGTTCACGTCTTTAGAGACGTTGATTCTTGCTCGGTGTGTCAAGTTAACTACAATTGATGGCTCCATTGGTGAGCTAAAACTCTTAAGAACTTTCAATATCAACGGATGCAAGGTTCTTCGGAAGTTGCCTGCAAAATTCGGTTCTCTACAATCTTTGATAGAGATTATCATGCCCCATCATTATCAACACTTCAAACTTCCAAAGACATTTGGCAATTTGCAATCTCTGTCGAGTTTTATATTAGATGAGCACCCTGGAATCAAAAAACTTCCAAACTCTATAGGAAGATTGGTGAAACTTAAACGTTTATCTTTATGCGGGTGTGTGGGCATAAAGAAGCTTCCAGGCTCTATTGGAGAAATGAAAATGTTGGCTGAGTTGGATTTATCAAAGTCGGGAATAGTTAAATTACCTAATTCCATCGGATCTTTAAAGAAACTGAAAGTGATCAGGATAAGTTATACAGTGATAAGAAACTTTCCTGAAACTATTGGACACGTGATAAAGCTTAAAGAATTACATGCCAAGAAATGTTGGAATTTAACAGATGAAAACCTAGAAAAAATTGGGAACCTATCCAATTTGAGGATATTGGACATATCATATACGAGTGTAACTAGTTTCCCTATGGTACTAGGCTGTCTCTCTCGTCTCGAAACACTTGAAATGAGTTCAAGTCACCTACAAGAAGTACCAGATCTTCCCTCAAGTTTGACACACCTTCACATGCAAGCACCTCACTTCCAATCTATCCCTAACCTCTCAAACCTTGTCAATTTAGATCATCTGGAATTATCTATATTAAATGGTTCGATGGAGGAACCTGACATAGCTCGGATGAATGATTCGTATTTGCTTCCATCTAGTTTGTCGACCTTGAAATTAAGGGGCATGCATCTACTACCACCTTTTTCCAACCTAAAAAAATTGTCGGAAATGTCTATAATGGAACATCCAATGTCACGCTTCTCCATCTCTGAAGACCTAACACATTTGAGAATATTGAAACTAAGAAAATGTAAATTGATGGAGAAAATACCTGGTCTGGCACTCTTGAAGAACCTATGGTGCCTGGATTTGAACAGATTGGAAAGGCTGGTTGAGATTCATGAGTTGTTGGAACTCAAATCGTTGGAGCACTTCCGTATTGCCCATTGTAATGAGATAGAAAGGTTACCCAACTTATCAAAGTTAGATAAGCTACGGCACATTGAACTAGAAGCTTGTTTGAAGATAAAAGAGATCGAGGGTGTCAAGGACACAGGAACCTTGAAGTTAGATAATCGTGGTTGCACAGTCCTGGAAAGGTTGCTGGATGACCCAGGATCAACTTGGCTTTCTCACAGAATACCTACTTATGATGTGTTCCTGAGTTTTAGGGGACAGGACACTCGTTTTTCCATTGTCGAGATCCTTCACAAGAATCTTGTTCATAACAAAATTCTGGTTTATATGGACAATGAGGCGGTGGCCCATGACAGAGGAATTAGCTGGGAGCTTTTAGGAGCACTCGATGACTCTCATATCTACATACCCTTCTTATCTAAAGGCTATGCTTCTAGTAAATGGTGTCTCCATGAACTAGCCCGCATGGTAGCACGCAAGAAGTCAAATGGGAAAAGAATCCTGCCCATTTTCTGTGATGTGGAGAAGGAAGATGTTAAGCTTGAAAGCAATTTATACAAAGATGCCCTAAGTGACCACAGGAAGTATCACAACAACGACGACGAAGTGATGGAATGGGAAGAGGCTCTTAAATATGTCGGGGACATGGATGGGTATCACTGGACAACTAACAG CCTCGAAGGACTAATTGAAAGGATTACTGAAGATGTTTTGAAAGATCTGGAAGGTGCCGATATAAGGAGAACTCAAGCAGTTGAAGACTAG